In the genome of Leptotrichia sp. HSP-536, the window TAGATTCATTTGAACAGCTAAATCCGTTTTATGCAAGAGATAAAAATACAGTTTATTTTAGAGGTAAAGAAACAGATATAGATAGAAATAGTATTAAAATAATAAGATTAAATTTAGTGAAAGATAAAAATTTTGTTTATTATGGAGATAAAAAATTAAAAGTTTCTCCTAAAAATTTTCTATTTGTAAATCAAAACGTTTCAAATGGAAGCATACCAACTATTCATGCAGGATCTATTTTTTATGTAAAAGATTCTCAAAATGCTTATCATGTAAAAGTTGATAAAGATGAAAATATAAAAGAAACTAAATTAGACAATGCAGATGTAGGAAAGTTGGTTTCCTGGAATGAGATACTTGCTAAAGATGGGAAAAATATTTATTATTATGGTGAAAAAATAGGCTATATTGATGTCTCATCATTTGATGGAAATGGAATGGGCTATGGAAAAGATAAGAATAATCATTATTATAATGTAACTATTGTAAAAGATGCAGATTATAAATCATTTAAGGAAATCAAGGGTTATATAAATTTTGCAAAAGATAAGTACAATGTATTTTATGAAGATAAAATAATTAAAGGAGCTGATAAAAAAAGTTTTGAACCACTTAAAAATGGGTTCTCAAAAGATAAATTTGGTTATTTTTATAAAGAACAAAGGTTAGAAGGTATTAGTTATGAAGATATAAAAGACTTTATGAATAGTTTCGGACTTGGTGATAAAAAAGTTCCAGGCTATAAATATTAAGAAACAAAAGGAGAGATGATGACTAACAAATTTTATGGTATTGGTGTAGGCGTGGGAGATAAAGAAAATATAACTTTAAAGGCTGTAAAAAGGCTTGGGGAAGTGGATGTTATTATATTGCCAGAAGCAAAGTCTGGTGAAGGAAGTACAGCATTTGAAATTATAAAAAATTATGTGAAAAAGGATATAGAGCAAGTTTTTCTAGAATTTCCCATGATAAAGGATGTAGAAGCAAGAAAAATTTTTAGAAAAAATAATGCTGATACAATAAATAAATTGCTGTCTGAAGGGAAAAATGTAGCATTTTTAACAATAGGTGACCCAATGACTTATAGCACTTATACTTATGTATTGGAACATATTTCAGATGATGTGGAAGTTGAAACTATTGCGGGAATAACTTCATTTAACAGCATTGCGGCAAGGCTTAATATACCGCTGATGATTGGAGATGAAGATTTAAAAGTAGTTTCTGTCAATAGGAAAACTGATGTTTATAAAGAAATTGAAAATAATCAAAATTTAGTGTTAATGAAAATTAGCAGAGATTTTGAAAAAATAAAAAAAGCGATTATTGAAACAGGAAATAAAGAAAATACAGTTATTGTTTCAAACTGTGGAAAAGAAAATGAAGAAATTATTACAGATATTGAAAATGTTGAAAGTGTACATTATTTTTCTACATTAATTCTTAAAAAACAGGGAATAGAACAATGGAAAAGATTTCTAAAAACACTTTAAGAAAAATAGAATTGGCAAAGTTTATAATTCTTCAAATTTTATTTTTTGTATTTTATTTTTTCATAGGAAAATATGACTGGGATTATGGTTTTGATTTGCCATTTCGATTATTTTTTGGAGGAATGTTTTCAATAATAACGGGAATAATTTTTGGCTTAATGTTTTATTTCATGGGAAAAAAAACGGAATATGAAAATGATAAAATCTTGAAATTACCGATATTTTTTATAATTTTATCAATAATATTATTGTTTAGAATAGATATTATTGGAGTTATAAAATTATGTTTTTACAACGGATTATTCATTTTAGGAATATTTAGAAGTAAAATAAAGATCAG includes:
- a CDS encoding DKNYY domain-containing protein, which codes for MSIKKIIVLVYSILSISLIADYYKKGNEVHYEGYDHKNGKFINYNDEVKNIDLDSFEQLNPFYARDKNTVYFRGKETDIDRNSIKIIRLNLVKDKNFVYYGDKKLKVSPKNFLFVNQNVSNGSIPTIHAGSIFYVKDSQNAYHVKVDKDENIKETKLDNADVGKLVSWNEILAKDGKNIYYYGEKIGYIDVSSFDGNGMGYGKDKNNHYYNVTIVKDADYKSFKEIKGYINFAKDKYNVFYEDKIIKGADKKSFEPLKNGFSKDKFGYFYKEQRLEGISYEDIKDFMNSFGLGDKKVPGYKY
- the cobI gene encoding precorrin-2 C(20)-methyltransferase; the protein is MTNKFYGIGVGVGDKENITLKAVKRLGEVDVIILPEAKSGEGSTAFEIIKNYVKKDIEQVFLEFPMIKDVEARKIFRKNNADTINKLLSEGKNVAFLTIGDPMTYSTYTYVLEHISDDVEVETIAGITSFNSIAARLNIPLMIGDEDLKVVSVNRKTDVYKEIENNQNLVLMKISRDFEKIKKAIIETGNKENTVIVSNCGKENEEIITDIENVESVHYFSTLILKKQGIEQWKRFLKTL